ATTATCAATGAGATATATAGCCATACCTCCACCAGTACCAGCTAGTGTCATAGACTGAATTAAAAATGATGTGAATGAAGTACTTTGAACTGTTGACAGTGAGCTCAAGTTAGTGAAGGTACAGTTAATCACATCAAAATGAGGAGATATGTGATGTAACGGAGAGCCATATTCATAGCTGATTATCAAACCTGCAGCACTTCCACGTAACCTACCATCAATGATGGTGCTATCCTTGATTACCAAGTCCCTTAGATGGACCACTGTACAGTCACTGACACTTAACACTCCCTCAGTAAACTCCCTGTGAGAATAAACAACATGATAGATATGATGTGCAACTGATCTAGCAACTATACAAGAGCACAAAATTGCACTTACCAGCAATTCTTTGTGCAACACGTTACTTATGATTACAGATACCAAAACAATACCTTCTCACTTTGCATTGACTACTTCTATAACTATAAGTACTTACAATCCATTACATAACAGTTTATAAAAGGTCTCTCACAGTTCCTATAGCACTTATCAAAATAGGCACTGCCTGCATGGGAAAAGAGACATACAAATAaaccttattcatttagaacagtaagcaCCCTCTGGTGTAATGCAAAGCCATATAAGGATCCCTATTCATTATGGTGATGGTTTTTCGGATGTTATTTTTGAGTTTCAGAACTCAGTGGACGAGCACaacggttgctatcatgttaccatagttatggtactaCAAATGGTGAATTTTGTGGAGAACCgtgatgttactatggtttAGGTACTGCAAATGACGAATATTAGTGGACAACCCCTTCATAACAGGTTATAAGCGCTATGACAGTAATACTGTACTGGGGGATATgaaaacaaatgcatgtgatcTTTTAAAATCACCATCCCAcaagggacctgtgagaaggttaaatacaatacagggAGTGGCACTAAAATTGCTGAATAATCTCAGGTGATCAAATTTAGCATATGAACGGAACTTTGGTGCCAGCAAAATTAGATGAATTTAGTGAACAACACTGATCACCAAGTCAAATATTTTGCACATGAAGACATGTCACATGACAACAGCCACTTCACTTGTTTTGTAGACATgtgaattttacaatatttcAAGCATGTAAATATCAGTCTGATAAATCTATGTAAGAGCAAAGCCAAAGCAGTATCCTCAAACCTGAAGTCGACAATATCCACTACTGCAGAGGGATAAGTAGTATGAACTTGCAGTTGATCACTGTATAGTCTAGATGGCTAACAGCAGTGTGCTGTATATAGCTTAATAAAATACAGTGCTAACAATTCACTTCTTCTTTTTTTGCCAACAGTATCATTTTGCTTGAATTGCCAAATTTTACCTCCACCAGACTTTCCCTTCATATGGTATAAAATACATACTGCAGTTTAAGAATAATTAACATTATAGTTTTTCAAAGGTGTTTATAATATATAAAACATAAGATTGTTTTTTGAACACTAaggtaaaatatatatattatatattgttTAGACTATTTTTGTGCCACCAAATAATACTTCCAGTTCCATATTTTGTATAGCATCACCTTATGATATCATGAAAACATATTATAAGTAGCCACTTAGAACATTATTTTGTAAATTTTGAGTCTGCAATCGGTTAATGTCATGCTATAGCAGTGAATCCACTTTTGTTTGGGTTACAGGAAAAGTTTTGCTggacaaaaattttgaatttttgtgGTTCAAAGCAAACTGCAAAAGTTTAAAAGTAGGCTAACTTGATTATTTTATTTCTCCAAAGATGATGATGTTCGCATACAGGTGGGAGGTTGTTAATGATTGTATTCGAAATCATAGTAATATAAATGTTAGCAAAACATCTATACTGAACTTTTAGAGCTAGAAGCTACTCAAGCTAGCTGTCATTTGCTACAAGTGATAGTCAGTCTTCAAAGCGCAACAACGAAATCTGAGAAGCAATCAAGTTTACTTCCTAGAGATAAAATTATCGTATTTAAATACAactgtgtttttttttaaattatgtgGTGACTTCAAACTCAACCACTACTTAATGCtcaaaaacaatgtttaagcTCTTATTTTCATTTCAGAGTCAATCGTGGCACCGCTCAAGTGTGGCTACTGTTGATGGTGCAACATTTAACAGTAGTTTATAGATCTTATTTGCAATAACTGATAGTGACGCTGACAAAAGGAACTCTTTAGGAATCACTGATGTGTTTAACAGTGCCAAGCCCCATCCTTGTAGGTCACCATAcactagagcatgtgtacaacaataATAGTAAATGAAAGTCACGAGTCATACGTTGATCAAACAAACCGTCTGCTTACTTTTCAAATTTTGAACCACTTACTTCTTTAGAACTTTTAATCGTGCATGACTTTCATTTTATCACTAAAGAATCTTTGTAACGGAGGATTTGATCCACCCCTGGGGCTATTGACAACTGCCATTGCTGAGGTAAAGACAGTCACTTTATAGGTTGATAAGTCGTCTATAAGTGGGGACAGATTTGAAAATCTGTACATTGATCCTACACAAGCAGGGGATTTGACAAGGAATGTGTCGAATCCCCATTTATCTTGAGAGGGGTGTGGCATGACATTGATCAATGACATGCCCACAACTAACCTGAACATACACTCGGTGACAGACACATTGAAGACTTCGATAATGATCAAGATCCTGGGGCAGCCAATAAACTCTATTCCCTGTAAAGTCACTGCATAATTGTGTTCAAATCTCATAGAGTAATCATCACTGATATTAGCTATATCACACACTATAGTAGATTTATCACAATCATCAACACCAGGGCGGCACACTCCTCTGATCGTAATAGATGCATTAGCTGTGATGTGTACCGTATCAGTTAGGTAATGGTGGTCACTGACCCGCTCCAGATTAATAACTACTTCATCACCAGTTTGAACACTGGAGTTGACCACTGCCAACAACTCTGTCAGTCCACTACAGCTAGCTCCCTGAGCATTAATGTTCGCCTGGCTCCAGATCGTCCCATCACATGGCGGGAAGCGCGGGGCTACATTAAACAGTCGCTGACACTGGGCAACTGCGAGAGACAAGAGAACAAGTGAGAGCACAATTTCCTGTTGCATGACGATAACACCTTTTGATTTTTCCCACGTGACTCATTAAAAAATACCTTGACTTTAAGGATCACGTTaatagccacacccactaatttaCGACAATAAACGTACCTTCGATAATGGCTGGGAGTGACGAGTTGGTACAAGATGTCATAGACGGCGTTACCGTCTATCGAGTAAGCTTACATGTAGCCCAGCTGAGTGCTATTGATATCTTAACAGATAACAGCAAGTAGTTACGATAAGGTGGATTACCAAGGGGACCCGGACCAGGAAGCAGTGCAGAGGATGAAGAAGTCCGGTTGGTGGGGAGACAGACCCGACAGCCTCAAAGTAGAATGCCTGAGCGAGACGCTCCAGAAAAAGAGTGGACGTTCCCACGACGAGTTGAGCAAACGCGGAGTGTACATGTACTTAAAGAGGGGCGATAACAAGATGTTTATCGGCAGCGCTGCACACGAGACGCTGTTTGAAAGACAACTACGCCATCTTAATGCGGCAGCCTTCACTGATCCGCAACCACTTGATAAATTCGACCAACAATTAAGTCGCCAATACAACCAGGCCAACTGGCACTACTACGCCATACCCATGAGCGACCCGGATAAAatagaagaaaaagaaaaggaaTTAATAGCTCAATACAAATCAACAGAACACGGCTACAACACGTGAATGCTGAGTATGGTATAGAATTGAGCcacatgaaaacatgattgtACACATTAAGTAGAATATTTTTTATTGACTGCTGTAAATATCATGTGTACTGATTTGTCCTTTGTTGTTCGCTGTTCATCAGTAAACAAGAGAAAGCTTCTTGTAGAGCACGTTGACATGCCAGTGAAGAATTGAACCCACCGCCACTTGCAACATCTCTCACGTGCTGCAGATAACTGTGATGAGATGAACTAGCACACCATCACACACATTGTTACAACTAACCCTTGACTAGCTAGGTCTTCTAGTAAAGGTGGGGTCGGCCCTGTGGTCTCCATGACAAGTGGTTCATAGTGATATACTTCACCTTGTTCAAATGGTATGGGCTCAAATGAAGCAGCTCCCTGCAGTGAGAAGGTTTGGTGACTACAATAGAATTTGTGTAATACAAGTATAAGGGGGAAAAAAATTTAAGTTTGATTGTTAGCATAGAaataaaacaagggaggccTATATCTACATccgaagatatactagtggacatttaatcagtCAGGtcaactgaagtagggattaaatgtccactagtaaaccttcaggtgtaggtgacctcccttgtttgactatgatccctaattgaacttaaaattctttacACTATGACTATtattggtgaacccatgcataccaggcttatttgtttactgaatgcacgccccaactatcagttactgaaatagcaaagtggccattacgcttcattttaactatgttcagcccgttacacagtgttacaaatgaagaacctctgcaatcaatccagtcacaaggGAAAACTCCCGTCAAACATCTTTTTAATCCTTAGTCCACGGTAACCAACTGAGACTCCGCCTGAATCAAGTCCACAACTAGGGAAGTCTTTGACATAGTGACTGATGGCAGAGCGGGTTCTGCAGATGCGTGACTGATGGCAGAGCGGGCTCTGCGGATGCATGACTGCAGGAGCAAGAAAGACAAACAGCATCTTAACCAGTCCATGA
The nucleotide sequence above comes from Dysidea avara chromosome 3, odDysAvar1.4, whole genome shotgun sequence. Encoded proteins:
- the LOC136249962 gene encoding uncharacterized protein encodes the protein MAGSDELVQDVIDGVTVYRITASSYDKVDYQGDPDQEAVQRMKKSGWWGDRPDSLKVECLSETLQKKSGRSHDELSKRGVYMYLKRGDNKMFIGSAAHETLFERQLRHLNAAAFTDPQPLDKFDQQLSRQYNQANWHYYAIPMSDPDKIEEKEKELIAQYKSTEHGYNT